The DNA region tgtggatgaaCTGCGTGTACGAGAGCACGGGGCAGATGCAGTGCAAGGTCTACGACTCCCTGCTGGAGCTCACCTCCGATCTGCAAGCGGCTCGTGCCTTGGTGGTCACCtccatcttcgtggccttcttTGCCTTCCTCACCGCCATCTCGGGCGCAGACTGCACCCGCTGGGTGGATGACAAGAGCACCAAGACCAGGATCTCCATCGTGGCAGGTGCCATCTTTGTCCTGGCCAGCATCATGCTGCTCATCCCTGTCTCCTGGTCTGCTAACAGCATCGTCAGCAACTTCTACAACCCCATGGTGCCTCAGGCCCTCAAgagagagctgggggctgccctcTACATCGGCTGGGCCTCCAGTGCCCTCCAGCTCTTCGGCGGGGGCATCCTGTGCTGCTCGGGACCCCCGTCCCAGCAGGACCCCTACCCCAAGAAGTACAGAGCGGTGAAAACCTGCAGCCCAATGGGCTACCCCATGAAAGACTATGTGTGAGCCACCACACCTGGGTGCCAGCCCAAGGGAGAGCACCACCGCTCCTGTCCTGCCTCCACACgccaccccctcccctgcccacacgctgcctcctcctgcctgtccccacgcTGGCTGCACCCCCGGCCCAGTCCTCCCATGTGTGCCCTTCCCGGCTGCGCTCGCAGTGGACTATAAACATCTTGGTGCCACCAAGGCTGCCTGGGCTCATTTCGAAGCGGCgcggtggtggtggggaggacaGTGACGTGTCCTATGGATGTCGTGCCCTGCCAGCCTGCTGTCAGGAcggggggggctgctgccccgGTGCCTGGCGTGTCCCCATGAGGATGTGGCAGTGGCCAGCCAGGGTGGCCCCTGAATATCCCccagcagggaaactgaggcagggagggtGTGCTGAGAGCCAAGAGGGGCACAGGGGACACACCAGGCTCCCAGAGCTCAGTCCTGTGAGCCCCcggggactgggaggggactcCAGAGAAAGGCCAAATCCCCCCTCCCCGGTTCCTGGCCACCCCCGAGGGtctgcagccccactgctccgGGAACACCACacggcaggcaggcaggggaggcagggggtTTATTCAACAGCCAAGTGCAGGCATGGGGACAGCCATGACCCCAAGTGCCCAGGGGACAGTACTGGGGACAAAGAGGGGGAGCAGGGACCAGGGCAGCTACCCATGATGGGCAAAGGGACCCCAAGACATGGGGGGCAATGCGGGGGGGTGACAAGAACCATCAGCAGGGCAAGTGTGGGAGATGTGGGATGCCCCGGGTGGGGGCCAGGGACAGACACAGCTACTGCCTCCCACCCGGGAAGAGCTCCCCAGGGGAAGTAACCGGCTCCCCAGGGCCATGGGAATGGGATGAGCAGGAACAGGTctgggggaagagaaaaggaaaaaaggaaatatccCAGCAAGAGATTTGGGTAAAAAACTTCCCAAGGGAGCagtgggggaggaggggtggAGGCAGCATGGCAAGGGGCTTGGGGAACAGGCTGGGCCGGCCATGCCGGGTGGCTCCTGAAGTCCTTTCCAGCCTCATTTCCCACCCAGACCATTAACTACAAAGCTGTAGGAAAATGAGAGACTTAAGCAGGTGTTGCGGGATGAAAGGCCGGTGTGGTGCTTGGGAAACTTCTCCGGCTGGGTGTCACCTTGGCATAGCTGCTCCTGATTTGGACGAGGAGGTCTCCTGCACCTCAGGGTGCACTGGGTTAACTCCTGGGGAGGACGAGGATGGGTGACCACAGGATGTGGCGATGGGGACCCACCTCCAACAGTCCCCAGGTAAAGACCATGGTGGTCTGGGGTGGGGGAGATGAAGAAGGATCCAGATTTTGACTACGAAGGCTGAGAGGTGGGCATGGTGAGGAGAAGACATCCCGGACAGGAGATGGCTCTGAACAGCCAGGTGGGTCTGTGAGATGGTACGGTGAGGGCTGAGGCGTTGGGGACAGCACCGGAATGTCAGAGCTAATGGTGGTGCCCAGGAGACCACGGTGAAACCAGGAAATCCACCCCATGCTGAGGAGCAGGCAAGGTCCCCGTGGCCCAGACCTCGGGGGGAAGGAGCCACGGAAGGGGATGGGGATGCTCCCTAAAAACACTGTCACCCCCCAGCAGCCGCCCTGCTCAGGGAGGGGGTCACTGGGCCGGGTTTTACAAAGGTCCAAGTGCTCACCCCGCCTCTCCCGGAGGCTGCGTTGGCTCTCAGCCCTCCTTGACGGGGGGTACGGGGCATTTCTGATAGACGTAGACCACCCCGGAGATGTAGCCGGTGCCCTGGGTGCTCTCCTCCTCGGAGGTGGCCCTCTCCCAGCGCTCCACCTCCTGGGCCAGCACCTTCCGCCAGGCTCCCTGcccctccagcctctccagcGCTGCCTCCAGCTCCGCCTTGTACCGCAGGTTCGAGGGGTTGCTCCTCGTCGTCAGGCAGAGGAAACctcctgctgggagaggggacgGGTGATGCCCACGCTGGGTGTCACCCCCGACGATGGCACCCAGCGACTGGTGTTCCACTGGAAagtggggggtgaggggaggcaGCGAGACTCTGCTGGGTGTCAGCTGGCAGGACAgcgggcaggggacaggcaggccAGTGGGCCAgcgggcaggggacaggcagggcaccACACCTAAGCACAGGCTGTCATGGAGTGCCGGGAGTGCCATCACCACCTCCGGCCACGTCCGCcagcaggcagggccagggaCCGAGGTGTCACCGCACGTCCCTGCCTGTACCTGGCAGCAGGGACAAGGCCACGTCCTGGCTGTGCCACAGGGCCAGCACCCAGCCGGGGACCCACGTCTACCGGGACCCGGCGCCCCCGTGCTGCCATCCCGGGTGTCCCggcggggaggggacaggggggacacccCTCACCCGGTTTGGTGACACGCAGCAGCTCCGGCACGGCCGCGCTCGGCACCTGCCCCTCGCCCAGGGCCCCCACCACAGTCACGGCGTCGTAGTGCTCTGCGGGGACACGCGTGGCATCACCGGGGGGGACCCTCCGGGGCAGcctcgccgccccccccgccgccccggtgcCGGCCCGTTACCTGCGGGCGCGGGCAGGGGCTCCTGGCCCAGGACACACCGCCGCAGCTGCCGGTAGAGGCCGGTGCTCCGCGCCCGCTCCAGCATCCCCGCGCTGCCGTCCACGCCGTGCAGGCAGCGGAAGCCGCGGCGGTGGAGCTGCGGGGACAGCCGGACACCCGGCACCGTTagctccgcgccccgcccggTCCCgtcccccgccccgtcccgcccggTACCTCCCGCGCTACGAGCCCGGTGCCACAGGCCACGTCGAGCAGCCGCGCctcggcgggcggcgcggggaaGGCGAAGGCGAGCGAAGCGGCGGCCAGGTGCGGTGCCCGGTACTCCAGCGCCGCCACATCCTGCGGGGACGCGGCGGtcagcggggccgggggagcgcaacgggcccgggcccgggcccgctcCCCCCGGTTTCCCCGGCCCCGGTACCTGCTCGTAGCCGGCGGCCCAGCCATCGTACAGCCGCAGGCGCTCGGGCAGGGTCGCGCCGCCGTGCACCGCCGCCACCCGCTCCCGCACCCCCCGCGGCAGCGCCATccccgccggctccccgccgGCTCCGCGGACACGCCCCACGGCGCCCCATtggctccgcgccgccgccgcggatACGCCCCCGGCGTCCCATTGGATCCGCACGGCCGCTTCGGACACGCCCCCATCGTCTCATTGGCTCCTCTCTCGCACGCCTGGACACGCCCCCCTGGCGTTCCATTGGCTTCGCGCCCCCGCCTCGGATACGCCCCCCGGCGTCCCATTGGCCGTCGGagctgccgccgccaccgcctctGTCCCGCGCCGTTAGCGGGAACCGGGCGCGACCAAGTGAtcccggggagcggggggggaaGGACCAAGTGCCCCGGGAGGGGCGGCCGAGTGCCCCAAAGGGCCGCAGAGTGTCCCGAGGGGAT from Strix uralensis isolate ZFMK-TIS-50842 chromosome 20, bStrUra1, whole genome shotgun sequence includes:
- the LOC141952524 gene encoding claudin-4-like, producing the protein MATMTMQLGGLMLAVLGWLGSILTCALPMWRVTAFIGSNIVVAQVFWEGLWMNCVYESTGQMQCKVYDSLLELTSDLQAARALVVTSIFVAFFAFLTAISGADCTRWVDDKSTKTRISIVAGAIFVLASIMLLIPVSWSANSIVSNFYNPMVPQALKRELGAALYIGWASSALQLFGGGILCCSGPPSQQDPYPKKYRAVKTCSPMGYPMKDYV
- the METTL27 gene encoding methyltransferase-like protein 27 isoform X2, with the translated sequence MALPRGVRERVAAVHGGATLPERLRLYDGWAAGYEQDVAALEYRAPHLAAASLAFAFPAPPAEARLLDVACGTGLVARELHRRGFRCLHGVDGSAGMLERARSTGLYRQLRRCVLGQEPLPAPAGGFLCLTTRSNPSNLRYKAELEAALERLEGQGAWRKVLAQEVERWERATSEEESTQGTGYISGVVYVYQKCPVPPVKEG
- the METTL27 gene encoding methyltransferase-like protein 27 isoform X1 — its product is MALPRGVRERVAAVHGGATLPERLRLYDGWAAGYEQDVAALEYRAPHLAAASLAFAFPAPPAEARLLDVACGTGLVARELHRRGFRCLHGVDGSAGMLERARSTGLYRQLRRCVLGQEPLPAPAEHYDAVTVVGALGEGQVPSAAVPELLRVTKPGGFLCLTTRSNPSNLRYKAELEAALERLEGQGAWRKVLAQEVERWERATSEEESTQGTGYISGVVYVYQKCPVPPVKEG